A portion of the Tenacibaculum todarodis genome contains these proteins:
- a CDS encoding TonB-dependent receptor gives MKKTLALLFALTLVLNVTAQVTTSKIKGIVTDNAGEPIYGANVIVLHTPTGTVSGTVTQENGRYSVPNLRVGGPYKVTFSYVGFTAQDVNNVYLTLGKTTNIDGKIAEEGVSLDEVVITSSKSKVFNSDRTGAQTSVSAMQLKTLPTISRSASDFTRLEPTASGNSFGGRNDQYNNFSLDGAVFNNPFGLDAATPGGQTDSQPISLDAIEQISVSVAPYDVTLSGFTGASVNAVTKSGTNEFHGTVYGFFRNESLTGGSIEGEDVFKPELSQKQYGFSIGGPVIENKLFFFANFEKDDRTDLGSSFQPNSGSGAINDSRVLESDLQLVSNILSQIDIGNGQMYDPGAYKGFTYDSKSTKGIIKFDWNVNEKHRLAFIYNFLNASKEKPAHPTALGFRGPSATTLQFENAGYEINNNINSFQLELNSTFSDKVTNKLQMGYTHFDDFRDPLSSPAPSITLLDENGSSNYIIAGHEPFSVNNVLDQKVFQITNNLNLYRGDHTYTIGVSFEKFMFDNSFNLGALGAQGVFFPSGSIADFRGLDAAGEAALVANYQGQFDAAISVHNDLTTNGTGNAGGWALAETNVGQLGLYVQDEWEVNDNFKLTYGLRMDKPLFFDTAEKAQEVIDVSCCVDLTIPYTNPNTGETVMLDNAKMPTNKWLFSPRVGFNWDVNGERKLQVRGGSGLFTGRLPFVWLGNQIANPNAFFYQMVDPNFQFPQVWRTNVGVDYKFENGYVVTGDISYTKDINGAHVQNWGLNTPSQNLVGQGDTRAYYDDADKGNNAYVFTNSDKGRTFNFSTKIQKTFENGLYANIAYSYLSSKDVNSIEAEITGDAFDFNPTTGNANADVLSNSKYGDNHRIIGVASKKFNFFGDKAPTTISTFFEYAKGGRFNYTYGGDINNDNSSLNDLLYIPTDSEVDAMNFDTTNNTLATQRTGLKSYIAQDEYLNSRRGQYVERYGASAPWRGKWDVKILQDFKLSEDKQNTIQLSLDILNIGNLINSDWGVVQQVANVQPLGVSVDPGTRVPTYTFDPNVTQTFTPNSSLISRWQMQLGLRYIF, from the coding sequence ATGAAAAAAACACTAGCATTACTATTTGCTTTAACCTTGGTGTTAAATGTAACTGCACAAGTTACCACATCAAAAATTAAAGGAATAGTTACGGATAATGCTGGAGAACCAATTTATGGTGCAAATGTAATTGTATTACATACTCCAACAGGAACTGTTTCTGGAACAGTTACACAAGAAAATGGTAGATATTCTGTACCAAACCTTAGAGTTGGTGGTCCTTATAAGGTTACATTTAGTTACGTTGGTTTTACAGCACAAGATGTAAACAATGTTTATTTAACTTTAGGTAAAACAACTAATATAGATGGTAAGATAGCTGAAGAAGGAGTTTCTTTAGATGAAGTTGTAATTACATCATCTAAAAGTAAAGTTTTTAATAGCGATAGAACAGGAGCACAAACAAGTGTAAGTGCTATGCAATTAAAAACATTACCAACAATTTCTCGTTCAGCTTCAGATTTTACAAGATTAGAACCAACTGCAAGTGGTAATTCATTTGGAGGTAGAAATGACCAATACAATAATTTTTCTTTAGATGGAGCCGTATTTAACAATCCTTTTGGATTAGATGCAGCAACACCAGGAGGACAAACAGATTCTCAACCAATATCTTTAGATGCAATTGAGCAAATTTCTGTTTCTGTTGCTCCTTATGATGTTACGCTTTCTGGATTTACAGGAGCTTCTGTAAATGCCGTAACTAAAAGTGGTACAAATGAGTTTCATGGTACAGTTTATGGTTTTTTTAGAAATGAAAGCTTAACAGGTGGAAGTATTGAAGGTGAAGATGTTTTTAAACCAGAACTATCTCAAAAACAATATGGATTTAGTATTGGAGGACCTGTTATTGAAAATAAATTATTCTTTTTTGCAAACTTTGAAAAAGATGATAGAACAGATTTAGGGTCTTCTTTTCAACCAAATAGTGGAAGTGGTGCCATTAATGATTCTAGAGTTTTAGAATCAGACTTACAATTAGTAAGTAATATACTTTCTCAAATTGACATAGGAAATGGACAAATGTATGATCCAGGAGCTTACAAAGGCTTTACTTATGATTCTAAGTCAACAAAAGGAATTATTAAGTTTGATTGGAATGTAAATGAAAAGCATAGACTTGCTTTTATATATAATTTCTTAAACGCTTCAAAAGAAAAACCGGCACACCCAACAGCATTAGGTTTTAGAGGGCCAAGTGCAACAACATTACAGTTTGAAAATGCAGGTTATGAAATTAATAATAATATAAACTCATTTCAATTAGAATTAAATTCAACATTTAGTGATAAAGTAACAAACAAATTACAAATGGGTTATACTCATTTTGATGATTTTAGAGATCCACTTTCTAGTCCAGCACCTTCTATTACTCTTTTAGATGAAAATGGAAGTTCAAATTACATTATTGCTGGTCATGAGCCTTTTTCTGTAAATAATGTTTTAGATCAAAAAGTGTTTCAAATTACTAATAATTTAAATTTATATAGAGGAGATCATACTTATACAATTGGAGTTTCTTTTGAGAAATTTATGTTTGATAACTCTTTTAATTTAGGAGCATTAGGTGCACAAGGAGTATTTTTTCCTTCAGGAAGTATTGCTGATTTTAGAGGCTTAGATGCTGCTGGAGAAGCTGCATTAGTAGCAAATTATCAAGGTCAATTTGATGCTGCTATTTCTGTGCATAATGATTTAACAACTAACGGAACAGGTAATGCTGGAGGTTGGGCATTAGCAGAAACAAATGTTGGGCAATTAGGACTTTATGTTCAAGATGAATGGGAAGTAAACGATAATTTTAAATTAACGTATGGATTAAGAATGGACAAACCATTATTTTTTGATACTGCTGAAAAAGCACAAGAAGTAATAGACGTTTCTTGTTGTGTTGATTTAACTATACCATATACAAACCCTAATACTGGTGAAACGGTAATGTTAGATAACGCTAAAATGCCTACAAACAAATGGTTATTTTCTCCAAGAGTTGGTTTCAATTGGGATGTAAATGGAGAAAGAAAACTTCAGGTTAGAGGTGGTTCTGGTTTATTTACAGGACGTTTACCTTTTGTATGGTTAGGAAATCAAATTGCAAACCCTAATGCATTCTTTTATCAAATGGTTGATCCAAATTTTCAATTTCCGCAAGTGTGGAGAACAAATGTTGGTGTAGATTATAAGTTTGAAAATGGATATGTAGTAACTGGAGATATTTCTTATACAAAAGATATAAATGGAGCTCATGTTCAAAACTGGGGATTAAACACACCTTCTCAAAATTTAGTAGGTCAAGGAGATACAAGAGCATATTATGATGATGCAGATAAAGGAAATAATGCTTATGTTTTTACTAATTCAGATAAAGGAAGAACTTTTAACTTTTCTACAAAAATTCAAAAGACTTTTGAAAACGGTTTATATGCCAATATAGCATATAGTTATTTAAGTTCTAAAGATGTAAACTCTATTGAAGCAGAAATTACAGGAGATGCTTTTGATTTTAATCCAACTACAGGAAATGCTAATGCAGATGTTTTATCAAATTCTAAGTATGGAGATAATCATAGAATAATAGGTGTAGCATCAAAAAAGTTTAATTTCTTCGGAGATAAAGCTCCAACAACTATTTCAACATTCTTCGAATATGCAAAAGGAGGAAGGTTTAATTATACTTATGGTGGAGATATAAATAATGATAATTCTTCATTAAATGATTTATTATACATTCCTACAGATTCTGAAGTTGATGCAATGAATTTTGACACGACAAATAATACATTGGCTACTCAAAGAACAGGTTTAAAATCTTACATAGCACAAGATGAATATTTAAACAGTAGAAGAGGACAATATGTAGAACGCTATGGTGCTTCTGCTCCTTGGAGAGGTAAATGGGATGTTAAAATTTTACAAGACTTTAAATTATCAGAAGACAAGCAAAATACAATTCAATTAAGTTTAGATATTTTAAATATTGGGAATTTAATTAATTCTGATTGGGGAGTTGTGCAGCAGGTTGCTAATGTTCAACCATTAGGGGTTTCTGTAGATCCTGGAACAAGAGTACCAACATATACTTTTGATCCAAATGTAACACAAACATTTACTCCAAACTCTAGTTTAATTTCTCGTTGGCAAATGCAGTTAGGATTAAGATATATATTCTAA
- the rplI gene encoding 50S ribosomal protein L9, with protein MELILRQDVENLGFKDDVVTVKNGYGRNFLIPQGQAVLATSSAKKVLAETLKQRAFKEAKLIEEANKVAETIKGYELKITSKVGSGDKLFGSVNNINVAEALVKAGTEIDKKFIKVTGGNVKRLGKYNAAVRLHRAVVAEIVFEVVAE; from the coding sequence ATGGAATTAATATTAAGACAAGACGTAGAAAACTTAGGTTTTAAAGATGATGTTGTAACTGTTAAAAACGGATACGGTAGAAACTTTTTAATACCTCAAGGACAAGCAGTTTTAGCTACTTCTTCAGCTAAAAAAGTATTAGCAGAAACTTTAAAGCAACGCGCTTTTAAAGAAGCTAAATTAATTGAAGAAGCTAATAAAGTGGCTGAAACAATTAAAGGATATGAATTAAAAATTACTTCTAAAGTAGGTAGTGGAGATAAATTATTTGGATCTGTAAACAACATTAATGTTGCAGAAGCTTTAGTAAAAGCTGGTACAGAAATAGACAAAAAGTTTATTAAAGTTACTGGAGGTAATGTTAAAAGATTAGGAAAATACAACGCAGCTGTTCGTTTACACAGAGCTGTAGTTGCAGAAATCGTATTTGAAGTTGTTGCTGAGTAA
- the rpsR gene encoding 30S ribosomal protein S18 — MMSSIEQQAKGNKQGEVRYLTPLDIETKKEAKYCRFKKNGIKYIDYKDADFLMYLVNEQGKILPRRLTGTSLKYQRKVAQAIKRARHLALMPYVGDMLK; from the coding sequence ATTATGTCGTCTATAGAACAACAAGCAAAAGGAAACAAACAAGGAGAAGTTAGATATTTAACGCCGTTAGATATTGAAACTAAAAAAGAAGCAAAATACTGTCGTTTTAAAAAGAATGGTATTAAATACATCGATTATAAAGATGCAGACTTCTTAATGTATTTAGTAAATGAACAAGGTAAAATTTTACCAAGACGTTTAACAGGAACATCATTAAAATATCAACGTAAGGTTGCGCAAGCAATTAAAAGAGCGCGTCATTTAGCGTTAATGCCTTATGTAGGAGATATGTTAAAATAA
- the rpsF gene encoding 30S ribosomal protein S6, whose product MNHYETVFILNPVLSDTQIKETVQKFEDYLASKGASMISKEDWGLKKLAYPIEKKKSGFYHLLEYKVAGEAIAAFELEFRRDDSVMRYLTVKLDKHAAAWAEKRSARVKSAKK is encoded by the coding sequence ATGAATCATTACGAAACTGTTTTCATATTGAATCCCGTTTTATCTGACACTCAGATAAAGGAGACAGTACAAAAGTTCGAAGATTATTTAGCATCTAAAGGAGCTAGCATGATCTCAAAAGAAGATTGGGGCTTAAAGAAATTAGCGTATCCAATTGAAAAGAAAAAAAGTGGATTTTATCACTTACTTGAATACAAAGTAGCTGGAGAAGCTATTGCTGCATTTGAGTTAGAATTTAGAAGAGATGATAGCGTTATGCGTTATTTAACTGTTAAATTAGATAAACATGCTGCAGCTTGGGCTGAAAAGAGAAGCGCACGTGTTAAATCTGCTAAAAAATAA
- a CDS encoding sterol desaturase family protein has product MNIPELPNLIHYAIPFFVLTVIIEVILTVKVKMEDYQYKDAITSITMGLGNVFVGLFTKGLILAVFLFLYEYRFFTIPFTWWAWLLLLFAEDLAYYWNHRIAHESRLFWASHVVHHSSKQYNLSTALRQTWTGSFYTFIFWLPLILIGFHPIMVLMQMSISLLYQYWIHTEMIDKLPKWFEAIFNTPSHHRVHHATNPQYLDRNHAGIFIIWDKIFGTFEPEVEKPTYGLVSNINTYNPIKIAFIEWFNMIKDVFNSKTSIGKRLGYFIKPPGWKHDGTGKLSSDLRKEWEDNKME; this is encoded by the coding sequence ATGAATATTCCTGAATTGCCAAATTTAATACATTATGCTATTCCTTTTTTTGTTTTAACAGTTATTATTGAAGTTATTTTAACTGTAAAAGTAAAAATGGAAGATTACCAATACAAAGATGCAATAACCTCAATAACAATGGGTTTAGGAAATGTTTTTGTTGGTTTATTTACCAAAGGATTAATCTTAGCAGTATTCTTATTTTTATACGAATATCGTTTTTTTACAATTCCATTTACTTGGTGGGCTTGGTTGCTTTTACTATTTGCTGAAGATTTAGCCTATTACTGGAATCATAGAATTGCGCATGAAAGCAGGTTGTTTTGGGCAAGCCATGTTGTGCATCATTCTTCAAAACAATATAATTTAAGTACAGCATTACGCCAAACTTGGACTGGGAGTTTTTATACTTTTATCTTTTGGTTGCCACTTATTTTGATTGGTTTTCATCCAATAATGGTATTAATGCAAATGAGTATTTCTTTATTATATCAATATTGGATTCATACAGAAATGATTGACAAATTACCAAAATGGTTCGAAGCTATTTTTAACACACCAAGTCATCATAGAGTTCATCATGCAACAAATCCGCAGTATTTAGACAGAAATCATGCAGGAATTTTTATTATTTGGGATAAGATTTTTGGAACCTTTGAACCAGAAGTTGAAAAACCTACTTACGGATTGGTTTCAAACATAAACACCTACAATCCTATTAAAATTGCTTTTATTGAATGGTTTAATATGATTAAAGATGTTTTTAATAGTAAAACTTCAATAGGTAAACGCCTAGGTTATTTTATAAAACCTCCTGGTTGGAAACACGATGGAACTGGAAAATTATCTTCAGACTTAAGAAAAGAATGGGAAGACAATAAAATGGAATAA
- the mqo gene encoding malate dehydrogenase (quinone), translating to MNQFKKEYDLICVGGGIMSANLALICKLLNPKMDILILERLDKVAQESSAAWNNAGTGHSALCELNYCPDENGKVSIKKAIDICTQFEMSKQFWSYLIEEDLLDTPSDFINAVKHHSWVLGEENADYLERRFKEFKEHFMFNSIEFTREIDKMREWFPLIMNNRSEDEIMAASRIDRGAEMNFGALTEKLFHILETKFDTTVHCNMDVLDIDPEAEDWTVEVKNNKTDETFNVDAEHVFIGAGGGSLLLLQKVEIEEKEGYGGFPVSGEWLVCKNEEIIKQHNAKVYSKAGLGDPPMSTPHLDTRYIDGKRQLMFGPFAGFSPKFLKEGSNLDLFKSIKFDNIPSMFGAFWHNLPLTKYLVEQVLMSKEDRMEALRKFMKDAKDEDWEVVKAGQRVQIIKKDEFEGGKLQFGTEVISSKDGSITCLLGASPGASTATSIMLNVIEKAFPELLNTNEGKEKMKQIIPFYKAEVTKELFKVQLEKSKKTLKL from the coding sequence ATGAATCAATTCAAAAAAGAATACGATCTAATCTGTGTTGGTGGCGGAATAATGAGCGCCAATTTAGCTTTGATTTGCAAGTTGTTAAACCCTAAGATGGATATCTTAATTTTAGAGCGTTTAGATAAAGTTGCACAAGAAAGTTCTGCTGCCTGGAACAATGCAGGAACAGGACATTCCGCTTTGTGTGAATTGAATTATTGTCCAGATGAAAATGGCAAGGTTTCTATAAAAAAAGCCATTGATATTTGTACACAGTTTGAAATGTCTAAACAATTTTGGTCGTATTTAATTGAAGAAGATTTATTAGACACTCCATCAGATTTTATAAACGCAGTAAAACACCACAGTTGGGTTTTAGGCGAAGAAAACGCGGATTATTTAGAAAGGAGATTCAAAGAATTTAAAGAACACTTTATGTTCAATTCTATTGAGTTTACAAGAGAAATAGATAAAATGCGAGAATGGTTTCCTCTTATAATGAATAATAGGAGTGAAGATGAAATTATGGCGGCTTCAAGAATAGATCGTGGAGCAGAAATGAATTTTGGTGCTTTAACAGAAAAGTTATTTCATATTTTAGAAACAAAGTTTGATACTACTGTTCATTGTAATATGGATGTGTTAGATATTGATCCAGAAGCAGAAGATTGGACAGTTGAAGTTAAGAACAATAAAACTGATGAAACTTTTAATGTAGATGCAGAGCATGTTTTTATTGGAGCTGGAGGCGGAAGTTTATTGTTACTTCAAAAAGTAGAAATTGAAGAAAAAGAAGGTTACGGAGGTTTTCCTGTTAGTGGAGAATGGTTGGTTTGTAAAAATGAAGAAATTATAAAACAACACAACGCAAAAGTATATAGTAAAGCAGGTCTTGGAGATCCACCAATGTCTACACCACATTTAGATACACGTTACATTGATGGAAAACGTCAGTTAATGTTTGGTCCGTTTGCAGGTTTTAGTCCGAAGTTTTTAAAAGAAGGTTCAAATTTAGATTTGTTTAAATCGATTAAGTTTGATAATATTCCGTCTATGTTTGGTGCTTTTTGGCACAATTTGCCATTAACCAAGTACTTAGTAGAGCAAGTTTTAATGAGTAAAGAAGATAGAATGGAGGCGTTACGTAAGTTTATGAAAGACGCAAAAGATGAAGATTGGGAAGTAGTAAAAGCTGGTCAACGTGTTCAAATTATTAAAAAAGACGAATTTGAAGGCGGTAAACTTCAGTTTGGTACAGAAGTAATTTCATCTAAAGACGGAAGTATAACCTGTTTGTTAGGAGCTTCTCCTGGAGCATCAACAGCAACTTCAATTATGTTAAACGTTATTGAAAAAGCATTTCCGGAGTTGTTAAATACTAATGAAGGAAAAGAAAAAATGAAACAGATTATCCCATTTTATAAAGCTGAAGTAACAAAAGAGCTGTTTAAAGTTCAGTTAGAAAAATCTAAAAAAACGTTAAAGCTTTAA
- a CDS encoding ArnT family glycosyltransferase gives MKEYKNFYIFVIAIIILLLVPNLLQKGMFVDGLWYAAISKNLANGLGSFWQPMFTETMFAQFYEHPPLVFGIQSIFFTVFNDSLWIEKLYSIFIFLANIYLIKLLWSAIFYANKESQKLWFIPVLLWFLCEVVYLMYTNNVLECTQEIFILLSIILILKGIRKEKYSFFFLAGICVLLSFLSKGITGIFPLIAVVLYSFSVKKITIKQTITYSLLMLLGFATILVLFIIQPESYTNIISYFNNQVLNSLEGNSISNMQSSRFYIIKKLFQVHLLPIILVLIISLISYFKLKTSTFFQHKKQIFFFLLLGLSGVLPIMISEKQASYYLITTAPFFAVALSLICVQNKEVIQRLSTSKIFTFISIGLLVTSIFVSFNNIGKINNRDKILLEDLTKLEVKLQKGVILGCKTEKRYDALYGFMMRNYEISLDTLNPYNYKTIISDVNLDKKEFVKVDIHTKQFNLYIKK, from the coding sequence ATGAAAGAATATAAAAATTTCTACATTTTCGTGATTGCAATAATAATCTTATTGCTCGTTCCTAATTTATTACAAAAAGGAATGTTTGTAGATGGTTTGTGGTATGCAGCAATCTCTAAAAATTTAGCAAATGGTTTAGGTTCATTTTGGCAACCAATGTTTACAGAAACTATGTTTGCGCAGTTTTATGAACATCCACCATTGGTTTTTGGAATTCAATCTATATTTTTCACTGTTTTTAATGATAGTTTATGGATAGAGAAGTTATATTCAATTTTTATTTTCTTAGCAAACATTTATCTAATTAAGCTACTTTGGTCAGCAATTTTTTACGCAAATAAAGAAAGCCAAAAGCTATGGTTTATACCAGTTTTACTGTGGTTTTTATGCGAAGTTGTTTATTTAATGTACACGAACAATGTTCTAGAATGTACTCAAGAAATCTTTATTTTACTCAGTATAATTTTAATTTTAAAAGGAATAAGAAAAGAGAAGTATTCGTTCTTTTTTTTAGCAGGAATTTGTGTTTTACTATCTTTTTTATCAAAAGGAATTACAGGAATTTTTCCTTTAATAGCAGTTGTTTTGTATTCTTTTTCAGTTAAAAAGATTACAATTAAACAAACTATTACATACAGTTTATTAATGTTGTTGGGTTTTGCCACAATATTAGTACTCTTTATTATTCAACCAGAATCTTATACAAACATTATTAGCTATTTTAACAATCAAGTCTTAAATTCTTTAGAAGGAAATAGTATAAGTAATATGCAATCTAGTAGATTTTATATTATTAAAAAGTTGTTTCAAGTACACTTGTTGCCAATTATTTTGGTACTTATAATATCGTTAATTTCTTATTTTAAATTAAAAACATCAACTTTTTTTCAACATAAAAAACAAATATTTTTCTTTTTATTATTAGGTTTATCTGGTGTTTTGCCAATAATGATATCAGAGAAACAAGCAAGTTATTATTTAATTACAACTGCGCCATTTTTTGCTGTAGCATTAAGTTTAATTTGTGTTCAAAACAAAGAAGTAATCCAGCGATTAAGTACTTCTAAAATATTTACTTTTATTTCAATTGGTTTGTTAGTAACGTCAATTTTTGTGTCATTCAATAACATTGGAAAAATAAATAATAGAGATAAAATTTTACTAGAAGATCTTACAAAATTAGAAGTAAAATTACAAAAAGGTGTAATTTTAGGTTGCAAAACTGAAAAAAGATATGATGCTTTATATGGATTTATGATGCGGAATTATGAAATAAGTTTAGATACGCTAAATCCATACAACTATAAAACAATTATTAGTGATGTTAATCTTGATAAAAAGGAATTTGTAAAAGTTGATATCCATACTAAACAGTTTAACTTATATATAAAAAAATAA
- the priA gene encoding replication restart helicase PriA, whose protein sequence is MPHFINVILPIPLHKTFTYSVTEAEANFLEKGMRVAVSFGKTKMYTALVVEIHTTAPTLYEAKDIHQILDEKPIVNEQQLKHWQWISNYYMCPLGDVFRAALPSAFLLESETIIYKNEAFTDESILTDTEFLIFEALQHQSQLTIHQVVDILDKKKVMPIINELIKKSAIYIKEEIYEVYKPKLIKYVRMHPNYSNDADLENLLNELSRAKKQRDAVLSFFQLSSSKKPIKAKDLETNANVSASILKALVDKNIFEFYHLKTDRINYKGDTNSLKELNEFQQKALEEIETSFQEKDVVLLHGITSSGKTEVYTKLIQNVLDSGKQVLFLLPEIALTTQIITRLQHYFGNQISVFHSKYSMNERVEVWNNVLENKPKAQIILGARSSVFLPFNNLGLIVVDEEHETSYKQFEPSPRYNARDSAIVLANIHKGKILLGSATPALESYFNATQNKYGLVELNRRFGNVQLPKIELIDIKDKHKKKLMKGHFSDRMLQLITEALEQKEQVILFQNRRGFSPVVECNTCGNSPQCPNCDVSLTYHKYRNELRCHYCHYQRAMPNSCGACGSNTLDTKGFGTEQIELELKELFPDNSIGRMDLDTTRGKFGYQKIIGAFEAHEIDILVGTQMLSKGLDFENVSLVGILNADSMLNFPDFRAHERAYQLMVQVSGRAGRSKKQGNVAIQTFNPHHQILQQVSTTNYAEMYKEQLNDRWQYHYPPYYRLIKITLKHKDFIRVDNGINWLFKSLQNVFGEHVLGPTAPAVARVRNQYIKNLVIKIPPKQSLAKTKEQIAKIKNTFEAVKDFRPIRFILDVDAY, encoded by the coding sequence TTGCCACACTTTATCAACGTCATATTACCAATTCCGTTACACAAAACGTTTACGTATTCCGTAACCGAAGCAGAAGCTAATTTCTTAGAAAAAGGAATGCGTGTTGCGGTTTCTTTTGGTAAAACAAAAATGTACACTGCGTTGGTTGTAGAAATTCATACAACAGCGCCAACGTTATATGAAGCAAAAGATATTCATCAAATTTTAGATGAAAAACCTATTGTAAATGAGCAACAATTAAAACATTGGCAATGGATTTCTAACTATTATATGTGTCCGTTAGGCGATGTTTTTCGTGCTGCTTTGCCATCTGCATTTTTGTTAGAAAGCGAAACTATCATTTATAAAAATGAAGCGTTTACAGACGAAAGTATTTTAACAGATACAGAGTTTTTAATTTTTGAAGCCTTACAACATCAATCTCAGCTTACAATTCATCAAGTTGTAGATATTTTAGATAAGAAAAAAGTAATGCCAATTATTAATGAACTCATTAAGAAATCGGCAATTTATATTAAAGAAGAAATTTACGAGGTTTACAAACCAAAGTTGATTAAGTATGTTCGCATGCATCCAAATTATAGCAATGATGCAGATTTGGAAAACTTACTAAACGAACTTTCCAGAGCTAAAAAACAGCGAGATGCTGTATTGAGCTTTTTTCAACTTTCCTCTTCAAAAAAGCCAATAAAAGCGAAAGATTTAGAAACAAATGCCAATGTTTCTGCGTCCATTTTAAAAGCTTTGGTTGATAAAAATATCTTTGAATTTTATCATTTAAAAACCGATAGAATAAATTACAAAGGAGACACCAATTCCTTAAAAGAACTGAATGAATTTCAGCAAAAAGCATTAGAAGAAATTGAAACTTCTTTTCAAGAAAAAGATGTTGTTTTATTGCATGGAATTACGTCTTCTGGTAAAACAGAAGTCTACACAAAGCTGATTCAGAATGTTTTAGATAGCGGAAAACAAGTGTTGTTTTTATTGCCAGAAATAGCTTTAACAACGCAAATTATTACCAGATTACAACATTATTTCGGAAATCAGATTTCTGTTTTCCATTCAAAATACTCAATGAATGAAAGGGTAGAAGTGTGGAATAATGTTTTGGAAAACAAACCGAAAGCGCAAATAATTTTAGGCGCGCGTTCTTCAGTTTTCTTACCGTTTAACAATTTAGGTTTAATTGTGGTGGATGAAGAACACGAAACTTCTTACAAACAATTTGAACCTTCACCAAGATACAACGCAAGAGATTCTGCCATTGTTTTGGCAAATATTCATAAAGGAAAAATCTTATTAGGTTCCGCAACTCCAGCTTTAGAAAGCTACTTTAACGCAACACAAAACAAATATGGTTTGGTGGAGTTAAATAGACGTTTTGGAAATGTGCAATTACCTAAAATTGAGTTGATTGACATTAAGGATAAGCACAAAAAGAAATTGATGAAAGGGCATTTTTCTGATAGAATGCTACAATTAATAACGGAAGCTTTAGAACAAAAAGAGCAAGTTATTTTGTTTCAGAATAGAAGAGGATTTTCGCCAGTTGTAGAGTGTAACACTTGTGGGAATTCGCCTCAATGTCCAAATTGCGATGTTTCTTTAACCTATCATAAATACAGAAACGAATTGCGTTGCCATTATTGCCATTACCAACGCGCAATGCCAAACAGTTGTGGTGCTTGTGGAAGCAATACATTAGATACTAAAGGTTTTGGAACAGAACAAATTGAGTTGGAATTGAAGGAATTATTTCCGGATAATTCCATCGGAAGAATGGATTTAGATACAACTAGAGGAAAATTTGGATATCAAAAGATAATTGGTGCTTTTGAAGCGCATGAAATTGATATTTTAGTAGGAACACAAATGCTTTCTAAAGGATTGGATTTTGAAAATGTGTCGCTTGTAGGAATTTTAAACGCAGATTCTATGCTAAATTTTCCAGATTTTAGAGCGCATGAACGCGCCTATCAATTAATGGTACAAGTTTCGGGTAGAGCAGGACGAAGCAAAAAACAAGGTAATGTGGCAATTCAGACTTTTAATCCGCATCATCAAATATTGCAACAAGTTTCTACCACAAATTATGCAGAAATGTATAAAGAGCAGTTAAATGATAGATGGCAATATCATTATCCACCTTATTACAGGTTGATTAAAATTACCTTAAAACACAAGGATTTTATTCGAGTTGATAACGGAATTAATTGGCTCTTTAAATCTTTACAAAACGTTTTCGGAGAACATGTTTTAGGACCAACTGCGCCTGCTGTAGCAAGAGTTCGAAATCAATATATTAAGAATTTGGTTATTAAAATTCCGCCAAAACAATCGTTAGCAAAAACCAAAGAACAAATTGCTAAAATTAAAAACACCTTTGAAGCGGTAAAAGATTTTAGACCAATTCGTTTTATTTTAGATGTGGATGCTTATTAG